Part of the Mangifera indica cultivar Alphonso chromosome 4, CATAS_Mindica_2.1, whole genome shotgun sequence genome, taataattttatctttaataataataataataataaaatttaacaaataaataaatattcaaattttttataattaataaataaaaaaaaatttagaacaaACCTTGGTGGGCATTTGGTTATTTGGCcctttcattatttatattataacttgGAGCACTGGGTGGAGATGGAGTGGTTGGCACCCACGTTTATACTAATCCATTCACGCGTCTTGGATGGTGGGTGGCCGCCACAATTGAATTCAGTCAATTGACACCTTCCCATGTTCTATACCATTGAAACTCACATGACCTTACAATTATACtagaattgaaaaattattttcccaAGCTGGAGGATAACCGGTTCAATAAGTTTATAGACtgaaaactttatttgaatataatatcaataaaattttaaaatttatatttacactattaaaattttatttttttaattttaaatgcatGTCAGATGTATACTTATAaggattaaattaataatttaaatcttagaaaaaattaaataaaaattttcaaaaaacttaAGTCAATCAATCCGATTCAAACTTGAGATGAGATCCCATTAATTCAACGAACTGAAGTTTTATCTTAAGGTAATTGAGTTAAACTTGATCTAAATATTAATCCATTTAACTTAACTTAATTACACTCCTAATCATAATCAATGTTAATAATATTGACCCCATTAGGAGATCAGTCTAGATCATTAACAGTCCAACTGTCAATTAGACCAATCACCAATATACTATTAAACAAACAATGAAACAATATTtgtctaaataaaattttggtctAGTGCTGTATGTTCCATATTTCTTGATAAGTCCTAACAACTGCAAAATCTTTCACTCTCCGACTTAGCTGACTGCATGACAAATTTGTGGAGAAATAAGAAACAAGTCCCATAAAGTTTTAACAAAACCCGACCGAACAGGTTTGAAAGGCCAGTCAGATCTGTTCTAAAAAACTGATCACAATATCTCGCAGTAAACAAAGGCAATCAAAGACaaaatttgtggagaaataAGAAATGAGTCCCAAAAAGTTTGAACAAATGCGACCAGTGAGGTGAAAAGGGAGCATGAAACTCCTGCTCATGAAGGCTTTGTGAGGTAGGCAAAAGTTCACAAAATATAATAGTTCATAACAATATTGAACATTCATCATTTGCTCAACaaaaaactatgtgtatccacttttaAAAAACCAACAGGGTAACCAAATAATATAACACttatcacatgataacacattatttagaTACCTAAGTGAATGCTCAAAACTGAAAGCACATAGCATCGCTCTTTGTTTAATGCCCAATGCATCTCTTTTAGCAGAAAGCAAACTCGGCTGATTCTGTAACCACAATTGATtacaagaaggaaaaagaaattgaggGGGCACCCCAGTGCTGGAATAGAACGATCTTTTGATAGGTTAACCGTGTATCAGTAATCAAATTTTGTTGCAGGGCAAGCATTAGTGGTGAATAAAGTTCATAACTTGGATAATAATGGTAGCCCTGCTATCTTGCATCTTGCGGGATTTTTAAAGTAGCGTATACGAATTCATAGACATAAGACTCAATAATAAACTAAGATGAACTCACGGTCTAAAATGTTATAAGAGCATATGATCTATAATCAGAACTAGCAACATTACAGCTCTGCAAACAAGGATGAGGATGCATGCAAATTGGTAAGAGTCtgaatataagaaaaagaagatttaaCTGATAAAAGCGACATAGGGtgacagagagagagagttgcAGCTCACTGGTGGGCAAGGGAGGTAGTAAAAAAAGTTCAACCCGACAAAGAGATGTGCTTCAAAGCATATGGGAACTCTTGCTCTGGTATAAACAATCCTCACCTCCCAAACAATTGAAAGGAGATCCATTTGGCATGAATACATTGCTGATAGCTTCGGTCATATAGCTGCTTAAATTCTTCCCCGAAGTTCACCGCTTAAATATCTTCAGGTTCATCAGCATAATTTCATGTAAACTTCAGTTCACTATTAAGTATTTGTTGATGCTCAGAAATGATAATTCAGTTTCCAATGTAACCAGTCAATGAATTCTATTCACAATCACATCACAACAAAGAATCCAGAACTCAACTAACCATCTGTTCATCAGCCTGCAATCTCCCACTTCTGTCAGTTTTTTCACTATCTTCTATAATTTCTACTTCCAAGTTATCTTTGGAATTAGCATTCTCTACTTCTGTAGCTGTTTCCAAATCCTTTACTGTCTCTTCTTTTGTAGCTTTATCAGCACAATCCACGACATATACTTCCTTGTCCTTTTCCTCATCCTCCAAAACCTCTTCTTCCTTAACATCAATTATCACCTGAAGAAGGTCTACTGGTGTAGCTGCAGGGTCCAGCTCCCTGCAACCCTTTGGAGCATTTGGAGCCTCTTGACCTGTAAGCAGGTATGAAGGGACATGATGAGAGAACCGAAACATCTCTTCTTTTGGAATCCTCCTAACTTCTCTAGGGTCCAGATGCTGATGAAACACTGTCTTAAAACCAGCAACCTTCACAAGTGGAGTAACGGTCACACCAAGCTCTTCATCGTAGTCTTCAAGTACTTCTACCATGTCATACTTGTGTATAACTTCATCAGCTGTCAGCTCATTCCAGTCTGGAGACCAATTCCTGTAGACAGCCCAAACATCCCCCTTCCTGGGAAATATTCTAATGGCCCCACGCGGACCTTTTGACCACTTGACCTTGTGAGAAAAGGAATTGAGTGAGTTACTGATCTCATGTCTGCCTACTCTGAAATCTCCACATGTTTTGGAGAAACCAGAGGCCACCCAGTTTAGTGGACCCAGCTCAGTGTTAGTTCTTGAATTAAGCCAACTAATCCGCATCCTAAACGGATTCAAAGAAATCACACTATGAATCATAGCATAGTACCTCGGCatcccatcatcatcatcatatgcAGCCCATACCTGGTTATCTCCAAATGACCTTTCCGTTCGATCCTTGTCAAAATCATGGAAATCAGGATCTGGGACATTTATGGACAATATTTCCATGGTCTCCGTATTGACATTGTCATAAGATCTTTTAGGGATTCCCTTTTTTTCATCAAATGATTCATGACTCTTGTTTTGTTCATTTGCTTCATTGTTTACCAAAGGTTTCTCTCCTTTATCAGTTCCATTGCCCTCATCTTTCACTTCAATTTTAGCAGCTGTACCAGACTTCCATTCATTTAACTTCTTGCAAATTTCTGCCTTAGCCATCTCCACCAGCAGATTTTGAATATCAAGCTGGGATACTTCCTTTGTGTTGTTGGGCCTAGTGATTCCATTAACCCTAACTGTTTGAAAATTACCCTGTCTTGTTCCAGATAAATTAGCTGCACCAGCTCCTCCATTTCCCATTCCCATTCCCATTTGATTAGCGACATTACCCCCATTGTTGCTAGCACCAAGGTCCTCCATGCCTCTTTTTCTCTTTGCAGAAGTGGATTGCCCAGGATGAGCACTGCTTGTCCTTTTAGAGGCATTTTGCTTTCTCTGCAGGGCCTCCTCCTTCTTTGTGGATGCCTGTGCCTCTCCACGTTCTCTCCTCACTTTTTCATAAGCTTGTTGAACCACACTAGCAGCCTGAGCAGCAGATGAAGGACCACCTGTCCCAGAGAACGGACCCCACTGAAATTTTGTGTGATTATTAGAATCGGGACTATTAAATCCCCCTACTCCCACATTTGGGGATGCAGCATTAGTCTTTGCTGTATTAAATGTATTTTTCCCACCTGCTTGATGATTTGCGCTCTGCCGCTGTTGTGTAAACTTCCATGGGGTTTTAGAACTGTTTGAAGAAGGTGGATCTGTTTCAACCGCCAAAAATGGCTCATGGCAATTAGGACATAAGAGATTATGATTCAGATAAACTCTGAGATACTCATACTGCATTTTGCATCGATGGCACACAGTCCAGAAGGTATTAGGTTTGGACTTATGAGATGGAGCAGGAGTTGAAGAATGACCTGTCCGAGAGGTACTCTTTTGTGCCTTTGTAGTAGGttttgtaaaattgtaaaaaccATTTGCCCTGGGTGGTGTTGGTGTACCCCCACTGGTAGTTGAAACTTTTTGAAACACCTTACCATTCCTCTTACTATCATATGCTATCCTCTTGGCCT contains:
- the LOC123213969 gene encoding uncharacterized protein LOC123213969 — encoded protein: MECNKDEATRAKEIAEKKFTAKDIAGAKKFAMKAHNLYPGLEGVPQMLATLDVYISAENKINGEADWYGILGVNPQADDETVRRQYRKLALMLHPDKNKSVGADGAFKLISEAWSLLSDKAKRIAYDSKRNGKVFQKVSTTSGGTPTPPRANGFYNFTKPTTKAQKSTSRTGHSSTPAPSHKSKPNTFWTVCHRCKMQYEYLRVYLNHNLLCPNCHEPFLAVETDPPSSNSSKTPWKFTQQRQSANHQAGGKNTFNTAKTNAASPNVGVGGFNSPDSNNHTKFQWGPFSGTGGPSSAAQAASVVQQAYEKVRRERGEAQASTKKEEALQRKQNASKRTSSAHPGQSTSAKRKRGMEDLGASNNGGNVANQMGMGMGNGGAGAANLSGTRQGNFQTVRVNGITRPNNTKEVSQLDIQNLLVEMAKAEICKKLNEWKSGTAAKIEVKDEGNGTDKGEKPLVNNEANEQNKSHESFDEKKGIPKRSYDNVNTETMEILSINVPDPDFHDFDKDRTERSFGDNQVWAAYDDDDGMPRYYAMIHSVISLNPFRMRISWLNSRTNTELGPLNWVASGFSKTCGDFRVGRHEISNSLNSFSHKVKWSKGPRGAIRIFPRKGDVWAVYRNWSPDWNELTADEVIHKYDMVEVLEDYDEELGVTVTPLVKVAGFKTVFHQHLDPREVRRIPKEEMFRFSHHVPSYLLTGQEAPNAPKGCRELDPAATPVDLLQVIIDVKEEEVLEDEEKDKEVYVVDCADKATKEETVKDLETATEVENANSKDNLEVEIIEDSEKTDRSGRLQADEQMVS